The following coding sequences lie in one Alloacidobacterium dinghuense genomic window:
- a CDS encoding YncE family protein produces the protein MQRFFALIALFVLSIPVGISIAGCGGTNPNNYCIKNGHGYGEKVTDLDHINLGPASTGISLSYGQTGQVNQPTGFNCNGGTVSVAHYVYGTTNLNLADINPSTGAICAGTWNRHSASGIPDFTICTPPTQPGVAQVTASASAVTSNPISIYIHPAVTAITIGSQTACVSQNQTLNYPGTTTPMPLTVNTQVFGPDGVTIPSQYVGTVTYNPVNSSIVTINNTTDTTSTNPVNGLATALQPGSTVINAVLAGTTSAAGYFFTCPPASIGLTLNGSTGMPTPVTVTASSPQNLLANIPDTTGTGISGLSLDYTSTQPKQISVSSSGTVTATFPTTTTITAICQPGTCNPAPVNIIGQLGTGLPVTSNPVIVNSPGRSSSKLWLASSQSSYFTPLDLTATGAPTPIKLPYIPNSMVLDQNGTNLYFGSYHELMVVSAGTNTLSKEDTNVPGVVLAVSPDSATAVINDQVNQIIYLYNGSKGSFTSVGGLATRAQYSPDGKNLYIIGPNNFYVYNAATGWSTYTNSNGGTNVCTTAQLNNNNNTTTFDPFCSPDITVAIPSIGPFITGSNTTANGFCPNTTVSPPVYYPLAATIATASDHVTATNDGNHILGATANPAQIADISVKIPIGSCPSSNQGIKLQQGSGTNPGDYSINTSALSSITPTEINQVVSSPTAAIAFVTYSAASATGLLPAYTPSTTYGTAGTVSNVQLSTGAQAPLSGAFSPDDSTFFVGTSGDNLLHFIDIQSLTDTQTVNPKLPKCVQQPANGAPVCDPSTAVPVQFIAVQPRTTT, from the coding sequence TTTGTACTTTCGATTCCCGTCGGCATCTCCATCGCAGGCTGTGGTGGCACAAACCCTAACAACTATTGCATCAAGAATGGCCACGGATACGGTGAGAAGGTCACAGACCTTGACCACATCAACCTGGGACCGGCGTCGACCGGAATCTCCCTTTCTTATGGGCAGACCGGCCAGGTAAATCAGCCTACCGGCTTCAACTGCAATGGCGGCACGGTCAGCGTCGCACACTATGTTTACGGCACAACGAACCTGAACCTCGCCGACATTAATCCGTCGACCGGTGCGATCTGCGCCGGCACATGGAACCGTCACAGCGCCTCAGGGATCCCGGACTTCACCATCTGCACGCCGCCAACGCAGCCGGGAGTCGCTCAGGTCACGGCAAGCGCTTCGGCGGTGACCAGCAATCCGATCAGCATCTATATTCATCCGGCGGTCACGGCGATCACGATCGGCTCCCAGACAGCCTGCGTCTCCCAAAACCAGACGTTAAATTATCCGGGAACAACCACGCCCATGCCGCTGACGGTGAATACGCAGGTCTTTGGTCCCGACGGCGTGACTATCCCTTCCCAATACGTGGGCACCGTCACCTACAACCCTGTAAATAGCAGTATCGTCACCATTAACAACACGACAGACACCACAAGCACGAATCCTGTAAATGGTCTCGCCACCGCCCTCCAGCCTGGGTCGACGGTCATCAACGCCGTGCTCGCAGGCACCACCTCTGCCGCCGGATATTTCTTCACTTGTCCGCCAGCCAGCATTGGACTCACGCTCAACGGCTCAACGGGTATGCCTACTCCCGTGACCGTGACCGCCAGCAGCCCGCAGAATCTCCTGGCGAATATTCCTGACACAACCGGGACCGGCATCAGCGGCCTCTCGCTGGACTACACCTCGACGCAGCCCAAACAGATCTCCGTCAGCAGTTCCGGTACGGTGACCGCTACCTTCCCGACGACCACCACGATTACGGCAATATGCCAACCCGGCACGTGCAATCCCGCGCCGGTAAATATCATCGGCCAGCTGGGAACCGGCCTGCCTGTTACCAGTAATCCTGTCATTGTGAACTCTCCGGGACGCAGCAGCAGCAAGCTGTGGCTGGCCTCGTCGCAATCTTCTTACTTCACGCCGCTCGACCTGACTGCAACCGGAGCACCGACGCCGATCAAGCTGCCGTACATTCCGAACTCGATGGTGCTCGATCAGAACGGCACGAATCTTTACTTCGGCAGCTATCACGAGCTGATGGTCGTCAGTGCAGGAACCAATACGCTCAGCAAGGAAGACACGAACGTTCCCGGAGTCGTGCTCGCGGTTTCGCCGGACAGCGCAACTGCAGTCATCAACGACCAGGTGAATCAGATCATCTATCTCTACAACGGGAGCAAAGGGTCATTCACCAGCGTTGGCGGGCTCGCGACGCGCGCGCAGTATTCTCCGGATGGGAAGAATCTCTACATCATCGGGCCCAACAACTTCTACGTCTACAACGCAGCGACCGGTTGGAGCACGTACACGAACTCGAATGGCGGCACGAATGTCTGCACCACAGCCCAGCTGAATAACAACAACAACACTACAACCTTTGACCCGTTCTGCTCTCCAGACATTACCGTTGCGATCCCCAGCATCGGTCCCTTCATCACCGGATCGAACACCACGGCCAATGGTTTCTGCCCGAATACGACGGTGAGTCCGCCGGTTTATTATCCGCTTGCGGCGACCATCGCGACGGCCTCGGATCACGTCACAGCTACCAATGACGGCAATCACATTCTGGGAGCAACCGCGAACCCGGCTCAGATTGCCGATATCTCGGTCAAAATTCCCATCGGATCATGCCCGTCGAGTAATCAGGGCATCAAGCTGCAGCAGGGTTCGGGCACAAATCCTGGCGACTACAGCATCAATACCTCGGCGCTCAGCAGCATCACTCCAACTGAAATCAATCAGGTCGTCTCATCCCCGACTGCAGCCATTGCCTTCGTCACGTACAGCGCAGCAAGCGCAACCGGCCTGTTGCCGGCCTATACTCCATCGACAACGTACGGCACTGCTGGAACAGTGTCGAATGTGCAGCTCTCAACCGGAGCGCAGGCGCCGCTCTCCGGCGCATTCAGCCCCGATGATTCGACTTTCTTCGTCGGCACCTCGGGTGACAATCTGCTGCACTTCATTGATATTCAATCGCTCACTGATACGCAGACGGTTAATCCTAAGCTGCCAAAATGTGTCCAGCAACCGGCAAACGGAGCGCCTGTTTGTGATCCCAGCACGGCGGTTCCTGTCCAGTTCATCGCGGTACAACCACGCACAACAACTTAA
- a CDS encoding YraN family protein produces MSAAMPLLESARLRLFEKFAEAAARRRQSEPAHLTTGRRGELAAFFYLRRQGYIVVARGWRSGRLRGDIDLIAWENETLCFIEVKTRTTRDVATAEAAVDEDKRRTLRRLARSYMRRLPRQESPARFDILSIYFEEEKSAEFELFRNAFGWS; encoded by the coding sequence ATGAGCGCAGCCATGCCTCTGCTTGAATCCGCGCGCCTCCGCCTCTTCGAGAAATTTGCTGAGGCCGCTGCGCGCCGCAGGCAATCGGAACCCGCACACCTCACCACGGGCCGACGCGGTGAACTCGCCGCCTTTTTCTATCTCCGCCGCCAGGGATACATCGTCGTAGCGCGCGGCTGGCGCTCAGGCCGTCTGCGCGGGGACATCGACCTGATCGCATGGGAAAATGAAACGCTCTGCTTTATTGAAGTCAAAACCCGCACCACGCGTGACGTGGCCACCGCCGAGGCAGCGGTTGACGAAGACAAGCGCCGCACGCTTCGGCGGCTCGCGCGCAGCTATATGCGTAGGCTTCCACGTCAGGAATCGCCTGCGCGCTTCGACATTCTGTCGATCTATTTTGAAGAAGAGAAATCTGCGGAGTTCGAACTTTTTCGCAATGCCTTCGGTTGGTCCTAA
- a CDS encoding TonB-dependent receptor, translating into MKHPRSWAWYRYTIALAVIAFLGSSVNAQVNTASLSGLITDPSGAAVPNVTVNATSPATGYARVVTTDNAGYYTFQNLPIGQYTVRVEAPGFTTDQENVTLNVAEKGRRDFSLQVGSEQQTVQVEAQGIGLSPDDASIGTVVDSRTIEQTPLYLRNWDDLLRTVPGVQISRFTQQSGSTSAGRTGDFNVNGIHSLQNNFILDGIDNNTFSENVQELSTESAHPSVDVIAEFNIITNPYSAEYGRAPGAAVSVNTRSGTNQFHGLAYEYVRNQYFDATDFITKQHNQPKAENNQNQFGGSFGGPILKNRLFGFFNYEGTRIKQGVNRTSTVPLDNERIGDFSPETSAKVGIKYPTIYDPQTGQPFADNKIPAGRIDPVVASLIALFPEPNVASNGSFAETNNYFRTGGVQDNNDSYNGRVDWTASQNDTVFARYNYSNRFRFIPGYFGGLADGSSTSAWGRQYLKNHSLVIGWTHVFSASMVNDFRFGWVRNYSFAEQDPFALTEYAGNFVPGIPINPAVGGGVPLTTFSGSIGAFVGSPDFLPKQQVPQQFQYNDTLSITHGRQTYKIGASLYAPMRNLFQDEPGMRGDMTFTGIFTCERNASSQCISNTGFPYADGLLGQVQSNQLTNVHFVDQRIWMLSGFFEDDWKVTPKLTLNLGLRYDFATPALNAKNQMANFDPDSGSLVFARSGSLKSRSLVDTNYKNFGPRLGFAYSPDQKTVVRGGYGIYYTVFERYGSEDQLSLNPPFLINKTQSAASTSTTPAMIAQQGFPSNYLDPSTINLNNLTSFHIRALNSNDPTPYVQQWSFGIQRAIANTWTAEVDYVGTKSTHLDIIRDYNQPIISGNTVQTTTNSSGKTVPVIPYSNFGQIEYTDPIGFGNYNGLQASLKRRFQAGLSLQAAYTYSHSLDNAPEELESNSGDAPNGRNAAAWYGNSDFDIRNRVSVSYVYELPFGHGKSMLNSGPLSWIFGDFRTSGVYTFYSGHPFTVNSGGTLASALDPYGYAVATPFVVGKPRVIGDPACYFYISTNKACSQFAPNTTDAYVAAPAGQFGNSGRNTLIGPRTNVFDAALMRDFPIERVNLQARWEVFNVTNTPEFGQPGNNITSSSAGSITTLSGDPRVMQFALRISF; encoded by the coding sequence ATGAAACACCCTCGTTCATGGGCATGGTATCGTTACACCATAGCCCTCGCTGTCATCGCATTTCTCGGCTCATCCGTTAACGCTCAAGTTAATACTGCCAGCCTTTCCGGTTTAATTACTGACCCGAGCGGCGCAGCCGTTCCAAACGTAACCGTCAATGCTACAAGTCCAGCCACCGGCTATGCGCGCGTCGTCACCACCGACAACGCCGGCTATTACACTTTCCAGAACCTGCCGATCGGGCAGTACACGGTACGAGTGGAAGCTCCCGGATTTACGACAGACCAGGAAAATGTAACTCTCAATGTTGCAGAAAAGGGCCGCCGCGATTTCTCGCTTCAGGTTGGCTCAGAGCAACAGACCGTCCAAGTGGAAGCGCAGGGCATAGGCCTTTCCCCCGATGACGCCTCGATCGGCACAGTCGTTGACTCGAGGACAATCGAACAGACTCCGCTTTACCTGCGCAACTGGGATGACTTGCTTCGCACAGTTCCCGGCGTGCAGATTAGCCGCTTCACGCAGCAGAGCGGTTCCACCTCAGCCGGACGCACCGGCGACTTCAACGTCAACGGCATCCACTCGCTTCAGAACAACTTCATTCTCGACGGCATCGACAACAACACCTTCTCGGAAAACGTGCAGGAACTCAGCACTGAGTCTGCGCACCCGTCGGTTGACGTCATCGCCGAATTCAACATCATCACGAATCCCTACTCGGCTGAGTATGGACGCGCACCGGGAGCCGCAGTCTCCGTCAACACCCGGAGCGGCACCAATCAGTTCCACGGCCTCGCCTATGAGTACGTGCGCAATCAGTACTTTGACGCTACGGACTTCATCACCAAGCAGCACAACCAGCCCAAGGCGGAAAACAATCAGAACCAGTTCGGCGGCAGCTTCGGCGGCCCGATCCTCAAGAACCGGCTCTTTGGTTTCTTTAACTACGAGGGCACGCGCATCAAGCAGGGCGTGAACCGCACCTCCACCGTGCCGCTCGATAACGAGCGTATCGGCGACTTCAGCCCAGAAACCAGCGCGAAGGTCGGCATCAAGTATCCGACGATCTACGATCCGCAGACTGGCCAGCCTTTCGCCGACAACAAAATCCCGGCAGGCCGCATCGACCCGGTTGTCGCCAGTCTCATCGCGCTCTTCCCCGAACCAAATGTAGCTTCGAACGGCTCGTTTGCAGAAACAAACAACTACTTCCGCACCGGCGGCGTGCAGGATAACAACGACAGCTATAACGGCCGCGTCGACTGGACAGCTTCGCAGAACGACACCGTCTTCGCGCGCTATAACTATTCGAATCGCTTCCGCTTCATCCCCGGCTACTTTGGCGGGTTGGCCGACGGCAGCAGCACCTCAGCGTGGGGCCGCCAATACCTGAAGAACCACAGCCTCGTTATCGGCTGGACGCATGTTTTCAGCGCAAGCATGGTCAACGACTTCCGCTTCGGCTGGGTACGCAATTACTCTTTCGCAGAGCAGGACCCGTTTGCTCTGACGGAATATGCCGGAAACTTTGTTCCCGGTATTCCCATCAACCCGGCGGTCGGCGGCGGTGTTCCGCTCACCACGTTCAGCGGTTCAATCGGAGCTTTCGTTGGATCACCTGACTTCCTGCCCAAGCAGCAGGTGCCACAGCAATTCCAGTACAACGACACGCTTTCGATCACGCACGGCAGGCAGACTTATAAAATCGGCGCCTCGCTCTATGCGCCAATGCGCAACCTCTTCCAGGACGAGCCCGGCATGCGCGGCGATATGACCTTTACCGGCATCTTCACCTGCGAACGCAATGCATCCAGCCAGTGCATTTCAAACACCGGCTTTCCTTATGCCGACGGCCTGCTCGGCCAAGTGCAGAGCAACCAGCTCACCAACGTCCACTTCGTCGATCAGCGCATCTGGATGCTCTCCGGCTTCTTTGAAGATGACTGGAAGGTCACGCCGAAGCTCACCCTCAATCTCGGCTTGCGCTATGACTTTGCCACACCCGCGCTCAACGCCAAGAACCAGATGGCGAATTTCGATCCCGACTCGGGCTCGCTGGTCTTCGCTCGCTCCGGCAGCCTGAAGTCGCGCTCGCTGGTCGACACCAACTACAAGAACTTCGGCCCGCGCCTCGGCTTTGCCTACTCGCCCGACCAGAAAACAGTCGTGCGTGGTGGATACGGCATCTACTACACCGTCTTCGAGCGCTACGGCAGCGAAGACCAGCTCTCGCTCAATCCACCATTCCTCATCAACAAGACACAGTCGGCTGCTTCAACCTCAACGACTCCGGCCATGATCGCGCAGCAGGGCTTCCCGTCGAACTATCTCGACCCCTCGACCATCAATCTCAACAACCTCACCTCCTTCCATATCCGCGCTCTGAACTCGAACGACCCCACGCCTTATGTCCAACAGTGGAGCTTCGGCATTCAGCGCGCTATTGCAAACACCTGGACAGCTGAGGTGGACTATGTTGGCACCAAGTCAACGCATCTTGACATCATCCGCGACTACAACCAGCCGATTATCTCTGGCAACACTGTTCAGACGACGACAAACAGCAGCGGTAAAACGGTGCCGGTCATTCCCTACTCCAACTTCGGCCAGATCGAATACACAGACCCGATCGGCTTCGGCAACTACAACGGCTTGCAGGCAAGCCTCAAGCGCCGCTTCCAGGCAGGCTTGAGCCTGCAGGCTGCCTATACCTACTCACACAGCCTCGATAACGCGCCGGAGGAACTCGAAAGCAACTCTGGCGATGCGCCGAATGGACGCAACGCGGCCGCGTGGTATGGCAACAGTGACTTCGATATCCGCAATCGCGTCTCTGTCAGCTATGTCTATGAGCTGCCCTTCGGTCATGGCAAGTCGATGCTGAACAGCGGTCCGCTCTCGTGGATCTTCGGAGACTTCCGTACTTCGGGCGTCTACACCTTCTACTCTGGGCACCCGTTCACGGTGAACTCCGGTGGCACGCTCGCCAGCGCACTCGATCCTTATGGCTATGCTGTAGCTACGCCGTTCGTCGTCGGCAAGCCGCGCGTCATCGGCGATCCAGCATGCTACTTCTACATCTCGACGAACAAAGCGTGCTCCCAATTCGCGCCCAACACCACCGATGCCTATGTGGCTGCGCCCGCCGGTCAATTCGGCAACAGTGGACGCAACACGCTCATCGGACCACGCACCAATGTGTTCGACGCAGCTCTGATGCGGGACTTCCCCATTGAACGCGTCAATCTTCAGGCTCGTTGGGAAGTCTTCAACGTAACCAATACGCCGGAGTTTGGCCAGCCCGGCAACAACATCACCAGCAGTTCTGCGGGCAGTATCACCACGCTATCCGGCGATCCTCGCGTCATGCAGTTTGCATTGCGCATATCCTTCTAA
- a CDS encoding alpha/beta fold hydrolase — translation MSAIKRKWSLLLLCCALCGCIAEAQEASKAGVPQPEQHEFVIHNFHTESGTVLPEARIIYGTYGHLNAAHDNAILLPSHYMANLHGYEWLMGTGHALDTSKYFMITSELFGNGRSSSPSNTPEPFHGPRFPVMTIRDNVQAVHRLLTEELKITHLRAVIGFSMGAQQAFQWAVSYPTFADKIVATSGTAKTYPHGVVRLEGQIAALTADAAFKDGDYTSPPKKGLEAFATVWTAWLFSQEWWRRELWKSTEPPGTTFEQVLAHFRTDFIPGADANDLILQMRTWERHDVGSTPGFNGDVERALRSIKVPLLYMPSETDLYFPLEDARYEAEFIPQVSLVPIPSLWGHTAGAGSNPADEKFLNDKIGQFLSK, via the coding sequence ATGTCCGCGATAAAGAGAAAGTGGTCTTTGCTTTTGCTTTGCTGTGCGCTGTGCGGATGCATCGCAGAGGCGCAGGAGGCGTCGAAGGCAGGAGTTCCTCAGCCCGAACAGCATGAGTTTGTTATTCACAATTTTCACACCGAGAGCGGGACGGTGTTGCCCGAAGCCCGCATTATCTATGGCACCTACGGACATCTGAATGCGGCGCATGACAATGCGATTCTTCTGCCCTCGCATTACATGGCAAATCTGCATGGATATGAATGGTTGATGGGCACCGGCCATGCTCTCGATACCTCGAAATATTTCATGATCACAAGCGAACTGTTCGGCAATGGAAGATCTTCATCGCCGAGCAATACACCCGAGCCATTTCACGGACCGCGCTTTCCTGTCATGACGATTCGGGATAATGTGCAGGCCGTTCACCGACTGCTCACCGAAGAGCTGAAGATCACGCATCTGCGCGCTGTGATCGGCTTCTCCATGGGAGCACAGCAGGCATTTCAATGGGCGGTCAGCTATCCGACCTTTGCCGATAAGATTGTTGCGACCTCGGGCACGGCGAAGACGTATCCGCATGGCGTTGTGCGGCTGGAAGGCCAGATTGCTGCGCTCACGGCAGATGCAGCTTTCAAAGATGGCGACTATACCTCACCGCCGAAGAAGGGACTGGAAGCGTTTGCCACAGTCTGGACCGCGTGGCTGTTTTCCCAGGAGTGGTGGCGCCGTGAATTGTGGAAGTCCACTGAACCGCCGGGCACGACCTTCGAGCAGGTGCTCGCGCACTTCCGCACAGATTTCATACCGGGCGCGGACGCGAATGATCTGATTCTGCAGATGCGCACCTGGGAACGCCACGATGTCGGGTCAACGCCCGGCTTCAACGGAGATGTGGAACGGGCGCTGCGTTCGATCAAAGTTCCGCTGCTCTACATGCCGTCGGAGACGGATCTGTATTTCCCACTCGAAGACGCGCGTTATGAGGCCGAATTCATTCCTCAAGTTTCGCTGGTCCCCATTCCATCGCTGTGGGGACACACGGCAGGCGCGGGCAGCAATCCCGCGGATGAGAAGTTTCTGAACGACAAGATCGGACAGTTCCTCAGCAAATGA
- a CDS encoding DUF711 family protein: MKRIVFLALFLVSAYLAAQTGPNPSNPKVRAITGFVLLDRDNYQKQIADALVVLRKTKSQFESAGYEVETLRITTQPLAELVSGLPEDQALAFLKQLDDLSVKENFLPNVGPAMWHDSDDPATMHLLERALSTLPNIEASTIIADGTGIHWKTIHRTAQLVKYVSEHSPHGQGTFNFTATAMLNQFSPFFPGSYHLGNGKQFAIGFEGANVVIDVFTKDKGNYDTALADLTAALSKHASVADAIGKKVAAETGWDFLGVDPTPAPLGDVSIGAAIEAFTGAKFGSSGTLTAARIITAAVKAVPVTQVGYSGLMVPVMEDKLLAQRWAESAYNVDSLLAYSAVCGTGLDTVPLPGDVSVEQMERIFGDVASLATKWNKPLSARLQPVPGKKAGDRTEFQDPYLFNTIVHTLP; the protein is encoded by the coding sequence ATGAAACGGATCGTTTTTCTCGCCCTCTTTCTTGTGTCGGCGTACCTCGCAGCCCAAACCGGTCCTAACCCCTCCAATCCGAAAGTCAGGGCGATTACCGGTTTTGTGTTGCTGGATCGCGACAATTATCAGAAACAGATTGCCGACGCTCTGGTCGTCCTGCGCAAGACGAAATCGCAGTTCGAATCCGCTGGCTACGAAGTGGAAACGCTGCGCATCACGACTCAACCCTTGGCTGAACTTGTCTCCGGGCTCCCCGAAGATCAGGCTCTGGCGTTTCTCAAGCAGCTGGACGATCTTTCGGTGAAAGAAAATTTTCTCCCGAACGTGGGGCCGGCGATGTGGCACGACTCCGATGATCCAGCCACGATGCATCTGCTCGAGCGAGCGCTGTCAACTCTGCCGAACATAGAAGCGAGCACAATCATTGCGGATGGGACGGGCATTCACTGGAAGACGATTCATCGCACCGCTCAATTGGTGAAGTATGTCAGCGAGCACAGTCCGCACGGCCAGGGGACATTTAATTTCACAGCCACAGCGATGCTGAACCAATTTTCGCCGTTCTTCCCGGGCTCGTATCACCTTGGCAATGGCAAACAGTTTGCCATTGGCTTCGAAGGCGCGAATGTCGTCATCGACGTTTTCACGAAAGACAAGGGGAATTATGACACCGCTCTTGCCGACCTGACGGCTGCGCTGTCGAAGCACGCGTCGGTAGCAGACGCCATTGGAAAGAAAGTGGCGGCGGAAACTGGCTGGGACTTCTTAGGGGTTGATCCAACTCCCGCGCCTCTCGGGGATGTGTCCATTGGTGCCGCGATCGAAGCGTTCACGGGAGCGAAGTTCGGTTCGAGCGGGACGCTCACTGCAGCGCGCATCATCACGGCCGCTGTAAAGGCCGTTCCCGTCACACAGGTTGGTTACTCCGGCCTGATGGTGCCAGTGATGGAAGACAAGCTGCTGGCGCAACGCTGGGCCGAGTCTGCCTATAACGTCGACTCGTTGCTTGCGTACTCTGCTGTTTGTGGAACGGGGTTAGATACTGTGCCGCTTCCAGGCGATGTCAGCGTGGAGCAGATGGAGCGCATCTTCGGCGATGTGGCCTCGCTCGCGACGAAGTGGAACAAGCCGCTTTCAGCGCGATTGCAGCCTGTTCCGGGGAAAAAAGCCGGCGACCGGACTGAGTTTCAGGACCCTTATCTCTTCAACACGATCGTGCATACGCTGCCGTAG
- a CDS encoding alpha/beta fold hydrolase: protein MHRLLILLLVFSPAAWTQQTAPTNGMVKTPDVDLAYEVYGAASANTPVIAVNGGPGLSHKYMLQNDVWSRLSQKRQIVFYDQRGTGKSQRVSANASQGMDAQVADLEAVRAHLGFEKVDLVGDSYGGLLSMAYVSAHPEHVRKLILSDSAPPAWKEIVHLLPQVFPDVEEQDAAIGKKLGNTDEAAQQELINHFRMIFYSQDLMHKYLDGIGDIGYVPKVGEAVGKATENIDLTAQLPKFTQPTLIITGRFDMNVAPLTAWRMYKAIPGAKLEIFEKSGHLSSYEEPDKYVQIVDTFLSGQ, encoded by the coding sequence ATGCATCGATTGTTAATTCTTCTGCTGGTGTTTTCACCAGCCGCATGGACGCAGCAAACTGCGCCGACTAACGGAATGGTAAAGACGCCCGATGTGGATCTGGCGTACGAGGTCTACGGCGCCGCTAGTGCAAACACGCCGGTGATTGCGGTAAATGGCGGTCCTGGCTTGTCACACAAATACATGCTGCAGAATGATGTCTGGTCGCGGCTTTCTCAAAAGCGACAGATTGTCTTTTACGATCAGAGAGGAACAGGCAAGTCGCAGCGGGTGAGCGCGAATGCATCGCAGGGAATGGATGCGCAGGTTGCTGATCTGGAAGCAGTGCGCGCGCACCTCGGCTTTGAGAAGGTTGACCTCGTCGGCGACTCCTATGGAGGTTTGCTTTCGATGGCGTATGTCTCCGCGCACCCTGAGCACGTGCGCAAACTGATTCTCAGCGACTCGGCTCCGCCCGCGTGGAAGGAGATTGTGCACCTGCTGCCCCAGGTCTTCCCCGATGTTGAGGAGCAGGATGCGGCGATCGGAAAGAAACTCGGCAACACCGATGAGGCCGCGCAGCAGGAGTTGATCAACCACTTCCGGATGATCTTTTATAGCCAGGATCTGATGCACAAATATCTGGATGGCATTGGCGATATCGGTTATGTGCCGAAAGTGGGCGAGGCAGTTGGGAAAGCGACCGAAAATATTGACCTGACGGCTCAACTGCCGAAGTTCACTCAGCCTACGCTGATCATTACGGGCCGCTTCGACATGAACGTCGCTCCGTTAACGGCGTGGAGAATGTACAAGGCTATTCCCGGCGCAAAGCTAGAGATCTTTGAAAAGAGCGGGCATCTTTCCTCATACGAAGAGCCCGACAAATATGTGCAGATTGTTGATACATTTCTGAGCGGCCAGTGA
- a CDS encoding CehA/McbA family metallohydrolase, producing MIKKILPGLLSLLCLTFFSLEALSAQVKPDITLKGVITGSENNSYVEAPFTVPDGIVSITVTFHYTGKEQHTALDLGLFDPERFRGWSGGNKDHFTVSTTSATPSYLPGPLPAGQWKLIIGVPNIRETVTSNYEANIFFTREKSTPTSFADAPLRDGPAWYRGDLHIHTAHSDGSCQSQSGKKVPCPVFLTAETASARGLDFIAVTDHNTDSHYDALRELQPYFDKLLFIPGREITTFWGHANLFGPTDFVDFRVGTTVPSAQMLFEEAARMHAILSINHPNAPTGQVCMGCGWTPKEAVDPHLIQSIEAVNGGAEEGQYSGISFWEKYLNQGYRITAIGGSDNHNAPAPAGSRSAIGSPTTVIYADNLSVPAILDGIRKGHVFIDLSATRDRRFEIAAEDGNQKGIMGDALPAPAGSTVQISAHVVACSGNKLRFLLDGQPVASLDSNISQADQGISLTLPSDGKKHWLRPDVVSPEGKLILLGNPIYLNYTEDKK from the coding sequence ATGATCAAGAAAATTCTGCCTGGACTCTTGTCGCTCCTTTGCCTGACTTTCTTTTCTTTGGAAGCCCTCTCCGCACAAGTCAAACCCGACATCACTCTCAAAGGCGTCATCACAGGGAGCGAGAACAACAGCTACGTCGAAGCGCCCTTCACAGTGCCGGACGGGATTGTATCGATCACGGTTACATTTCATTACACGGGGAAAGAACAGCACACCGCACTCGATCTCGGGCTATTTGATCCTGAGCGTTTTCGCGGCTGGAGCGGCGGCAACAAGGACCACTTCACCGTAAGCACGACCAGCGCCACGCCATCCTATCTTCCCGGCCCGCTTCCAGCCGGACAATGGAAGCTGATTATCGGTGTCCCCAATATCCGTGAGACGGTCACGTCCAATTACGAAGCGAACATTTTCTTCACGCGAGAGAAGAGCACGCCGACATCGTTCGCGGACGCGCCTCTGCGCGATGGCCCAGCCTGGTATCGCGGCGATCTCCACATTCACACGGCACACAGTGATGGAAGCTGCCAAAGTCAGAGTGGCAAGAAAGTGCCATGCCCCGTCTTCCTTACCGCTGAGACGGCGTCAGCGCGCGGTCTCGACTTCATTGCCGTCACCGATCACAACACCGATTCGCACTACGATGCTCTGCGCGAACTCCAGCCCTATTTCGACAAGCTGCTCTTCATTCCCGGCCGCGAAATCACAACCTTCTGGGGACACGCCAACCTCTTCGGCCCGACAGACTTTGTCGACTTCCGCGTCGGCACAACTGTTCCTTCCGCGCAGATGCTCTTTGAAGAAGCAGCGCGCATGCATGCCATTCTTTCGATCAACCATCCGAATGCGCCTACAGGCCAAGTCTGCATGGGCTGCGGCTGGACACCGAAAGAAGCCGTCGATCCACATCTGATCCAGTCCATCGAAGCGGTGAACGGCGGTGCTGAGGAGGGCCAGTATTCCGGCATCAGTTTCTGGGAGAAATATCTGAATCAGGGCTACCGCATTACCGCCATCGGCGGCAGCGACAACCACAACGCGCCAGCGCCAGCCGGGTCGAGGAGCGCTATCGGCAGCCCAACGACTGTGATCTACGCAGACAATCTATCTGTGCCAGCGATCCTTGACGGCATCCGCAAAGGACACGTCTTCATCGACCTCAGCGCAACGCGCGACCGTCGCTTTGAGATCGCCGCTGAAGATGGCAATCAAAAAGGCATCATGGGAGATGCGCTGCCTGCCCCAGCCGGCTCAACGGTGCAGATATCCGCGCATGTCGTCGCCTGTTCTGGGAACAAGCTGCGTTTCCTGCTCGATGGCCAGCCTGTTGCTTCACTCGACTCTAACATCTCACAGGCGGACCAGGGCATCTCACTTACCCTGCCGTCAGACGGCAAAAAGCACTGGCTGCGTCCCGATGTCGTCTCACCCGAGGGTAAGCTGATCCTCCTCGGCAACCCCATCTATCTCAACTACACGGAAGACAAAAAATGA